Proteins encoded in a region of the Mariprofundus ferrinatatus genome:
- a CDS encoding AEC family transporter, protein MLNVLLGMALIIVAGVAWKMVLGGKSAETIRSHLAQSVYHIFLPALVLHVLWQFPVGLNTIRIPVVALLSVLLSLLAAFLLYGNGKLVRAFLPGQANRAVGALLLASAFGNFSYLGLPVLSQTFGDWARVVAIHFDLLASTPLLFTIGIILARYYGGSGEGMHPLVSLFRVPAVWAALAGLTLSAAKVPIPVWFDGTLSTLGAAVVPLMLLSVGMALRWQSGWMARIPVLLPVILIQLILMPLIAWSAAIGTGMPDEYLAPVVIEGAMPTMVLGLVICDRFKLDVALYAEAVTLTTALSLLTLPFWLQLLS, encoded by the coding sequence ATGTTGAATGTCCTGCTTGGAATGGCCCTTATCATTGTGGCCGGTGTTGCCTGGAAAATGGTGCTTGGCGGGAAATCCGCCGAGACGATCCGCTCTCATCTGGCACAATCGGTCTACCATATCTTCCTGCCTGCCCTGGTACTGCATGTGCTGTGGCAGTTCCCTGTCGGGCTGAATACGATTCGTATTCCTGTCGTGGCACTGCTTAGCGTGTTGCTGTCGCTATTGGCTGCTTTCCTGCTCTATGGCAATGGCAAGCTGGTTCGTGCATTCCTTCCCGGACAGGCCAATCGCGCTGTCGGCGCACTGCTGCTGGCCAGTGCCTTCGGCAACTTCTCCTATCTGGGCCTTCCGGTTCTCTCACAAACATTCGGTGACTGGGCCCGGGTGGTGGCGATTCATTTCGACCTGCTGGCCTCAACCCCGCTGCTGTTCACCATCGGTATCATTCTGGCGCGATATTATGGTGGCTCCGGCGAGGGTATGCATCCGCTGGTCAGCCTCTTCCGGGTACCGGCTGTCTGGGCTGCACTGGCTGGCCTCACATTAAGTGCTGCCAAGGTGCCGATACCGGTCTGGTTTGATGGGACGCTATCTACGCTGGGGGCTGCCGTAGTTCCCCTGATGCTGCTCTCCGTCGGCATGGCACTGCGCTGGCAGTCCGGCTGGATGGCACGAATTCCGGTTCTGCTCCCGGTTATATTGATTCAGTTAATTCTGATGCCCCTGATTGCATGGAGTGCAGCTATCGGTACCGGTATGCCGGATGAATACCTGGCCCCCGTTGTGATTGAGGGTGCCATGCCGACGATGGTGTTGGGGCTTGTGATCTGTGACCGTTTCAAGCTCGATGTGGCTCTCTATGCCGAAGCGGTGACGCTGACCACTGCGCTGTCGCTGCTGACACTGCCCTTCTGGCTGCAGCTCTTGTCATGA
- a CDS encoding CHASE3 domain-containing protein, whose product MILIKEKNEWVHHTDQVIEQAGLIAKLIVDMETSERGFLLTGEERFLEPYNLADNKIDNAIGYLSELVADNPPQVEQARKIGRLINQWKEQAAIPEINKRREVDVTGGSMARLQAMLVERTGKKILDRIRVRADLLDQVFKRDGLTEGRLLLLQVTKAMVDMETGERGFLITGQDEFLEPYDSGREMLIKYFDQLTSYCRRQSQEAIPHVEALFQDASQWQIMAGTPEINARKKMNEKLVELGEVINMVKAGTGKSIMDQIRVELATFEDVERRLRVGRIQEASALTYFGLLYTLISAIVALLLGYWFLQRKNWLGGDR is encoded by the coding sequence ATGATACTCATAAAAGAAAAAAATGAGTGGGTTCATCATACTGATCAGGTGATAGAGCAGGCCGGTTTGATTGCAAAATTGATAGTCGATATGGAAACTTCCGAGCGCGGCTTCCTGCTGACCGGTGAGGAGCGTTTTCTCGAACCCTACAATCTGGCTGATAACAAGATCGATAATGCCATTGGCTATCTTTCAGAGTTGGTGGCGGACAATCCACCTCAGGTAGAGCAAGCCCGGAAGATTGGACGGCTAATCAATCAATGGAAGGAACAGGCCGCCATACCCGAGATAAATAAGCGTCGCGAGGTAGATGTAACAGGCGGCAGCATGGCAAGGCTGCAGGCTATGCTGGTTGAGCGCACAGGTAAGAAGATTTTAGATCGCATTCGAGTTCGGGCAGACCTGCTTGATCAGGTTTTCAAACGGGATGGTCTGACTGAAGGACGCCTATTGCTGCTTCAGGTCACCAAGGCCATGGTTGATATGGAGACAGGCGAACGCGGTTTTCTGATCACTGGTCAGGATGAGTTTCTCGAGCCATATGACAGTGGCCGCGAAATGCTTATTAAGTATTTTGATCAATTAACCAGCTATTGCCGCAGGCAATCACAGGAGGCTATTCCTCATGTTGAGGCGCTGTTTCAGGATGCCAGTCAATGGCAGATTATGGCAGGCACTCCCGAGATCAATGCGCGCAAAAAGATGAATGAGAAGTTGGTGGAACTGGGTGAAGTAATTAACATGGTGAAGGCGGGTACCGGGAAGTCAATCATGGATCAGATCCGCGTCGAGCTGGCCACCTTTGAAGATGTGGAGCGCCGCTTGAGAGTAGGGCGTATTCAGGAAGCCTCAGCGCTTACATATTTCGGACTGTTATACACCCTCATTAGTGCCATTGTGGCGCTTCTGCTCGGTTACTGGTTTCTGCAGAGGAAAAATTGGCTTGGAGGTGATCGATGA